Proteins encoded by one window of Leishmania major strain Friedlin complete genome, chromosome 9:
- a CDS encoding putative protein kinase: protein MATAAVTGSGRGEEATGRRSGSKRDHETSVTTDQNPQDAAKALPPLKKKVTYTLPHQNMEEGHFYVVLGEDIDVSTQRFKILSLLGEGTFGKVVESWDRKRKEYCAVKIVRNVPKYTRDAKIEIQFMEKVRQADPADRFPLMKIQRYFQNDSGHMCIVMPKYGPCLLDWIMKHGPFSHRHLAQIVFQTGVALDYFHSELHLMHTDLKPENILMETSDTTVDPATNRHLPPDPCRVRICDLGGCCDERHSRTAIVSTRHYRSPEVILGLGWMYSTDMWSMGCIIYELYTGKLLYDTHDNAEHLHLMEKTLGRLPSEWAARCGTEEARLLYNSAGQLRPCTDPKHLARIARARTVRDVIRDDLLCDLIYGLLHYDRQKRLNARQMTTHPYVLKYYPEARQAPSHPDNRSMLRPPPIM, encoded by the coding sequence atggcgacggcggcggtgacggggaGTGGTCGCGGCGAGGAGGCTACCGGCCGCCGCTCCGGCAGCAAGCGCGACCACGAGACATCCGTCACGACCGACCAGAACCCCCAGGATGCCGCGAAGGCCTTACCGCCGCTCAAGAAGAAGGTGACGTACACGTTACCGCACCAGAACATGGAGGAGGGCCACTTCTACGTGGTGCTCGGCGAGGACATCGACGTGTCGACGCAGCGCTTCAAGATCCTGTCGCTGCTCGGCGAGGGCACCTTCGGCAAGGTGGTGGAGTCGTGGGACCGCAAGCGCAAGGAGTACTGCGCGGTGAAGATCGTGCGCAACGTGCCCAAGTACACGCGCGACGCCAAGATCGAGATCCAGTTcatggagaaggtgcgccAGGCGGACCCTGCCGACCGCTTCCCGCTGATGAAGATCCAGCGCTATTTCCAGAACGACAGCGGCCACATGTGCATTGTCATGCCCAAGTACGGTCCCTGCCTGCTGGACTGGATCATGAAGCACGGCCCCTtcagccaccgccacctcgcgcagATCGTCTTCCAGACCGGCGTCGCCCTCGACTACTTCCACAGCGAGCTGCACCTCATGCACACAGACCTCAAGCCCGAGAACATCCTCATGGAGACCAGCGACACCACCGTCGACCCCGCCACCAACCGCCACCTGCCGCCCGACCCGTGTCGCGTCCGCATCTGCGACctcggcggctgctgcgacgagcgccacagccgcaccgccatcgtCTCCACGCGCCACTACCGCAGCCCCGAGGTCATCCTCGGCCTCGGCTGGATGTACTCCACCGACATGTGGTCCATGGGCTGCATCATCTACGAGCTCTACACCGGCAAGCTGCTCTACGACACGCACGACAACGCCGAGCACCTGCACCTCATGGAGAAGACGCTCGGCCGCCTACCGTCCGAGTGggccgcgcgctgcggcacggaggaggcgcgtcTGCTGTACAACTCCGCCGGCCAGCTGCGCCCCTGCACCGACCCCAAGCACCTCGCCCGcatcgcgcgcgcgcggacCGTGCGCGACGTCATCCGCGACGACCTGCTGTGCGACCTCATCTACGGCCTGCTGCACTACGACCGCCAGAAGCGCCTCAACGCGCGCCAGATGACCACGCACCCCTACGTGCTCAAATACTATCCcgaggcgcggcaggcgcccAGCCACCCCGACAACCGCTCCATGCTGCGCCCGCCACCGATCATGTAG
- a CDS encoding putative tyrosine phosphatase — MSVAMEAIHDFYFKDNFFTSGVAGACRKGNSTRTIPTARAAVGQDAVFVSLRGIPPYLYRPFFADFGPLDMSCCVHFARRLCELLRVVTGFDVHVSPASAAAAGTFANGTNSGTAAPAHRKRDGRGQPVSAPSYSPSSASAVSTVSPGCPPATTLPVVVCASLDAQERVNMACLVGAFCVLCLGWSAVATWYRGFADIYPGFLAYRDASQGVSNYPLSLIDVWAGLEQGVALGLVNVHTFDIPAFLEGKQHDYSWVVPRRFLAMSSPQDDKSARTAEVFARRLRPLGVRLVVRLNDNLYNPSPLLRLGIRHVDLPYADGSVPCDAMLLRFLQAVEEHFGESVAPVSLQEWWSVPSSTTATARAGSASKKASSGGASHRRRALQPCSFMHSGTCRGMPEAWTAAPPSAPPSHARRLDSVHANGTQGHGTCTLAPGDKGAVAVHCLAGLGRTGTMLAVYMMRHYGFTARAVIGWMRLCRPGSITGIQQQYLDAMERRLRPPPHMLAALQLNSAAKLYSAASGERQFELSSRRTRSSSLSATSSTSALPNAAAAAQATRGRGGAAATGRNQLDASPQPPLGNATTGCMRSTAAVTAFQTHGSVVADARPATATSIVGGHIRHGDSGRTNAMAARPASDVTSDIGTFTDLATWTDLAGLRGAQQQRQQLLMRRFSNSSSATLSLSTIQAGGEALDAVARMPVLGDDSPQNRSAAMASLKRGSAAAAASDHKAYMHPSPRVDDCKYASTYFVAMERAGELPHVYPWSTTSTARGGPRASHGGGPRPATANTFCETAPRGVRHLSYPRSSECSIGSDASRRKETRTAPASADSCLRPRKGPTSALQRRRPYTAAAAVSVGPQLHAKRHPTHYERGGAADHSETDTHASGDTPPCSDLSEKTQQSPRPRQTATRTRVRWDDKGACRANLDNARAGDTAAADLCVDVRLQTSHPPSAPMRSSLLWSNGGVTELEVGPRSPLVLSRSPLAIPATSLPMWGRPVLRT; from the coding sequence atgtCCGTGGCCATGGAGGCCATTCATGACTTCTACTTCAAGGATAACTTCTTCACCAGTGGCGTGGCGGGGGCCTGCCGAAAAGGTAACAGCACGCGCACCATCCCGACCGCCAGGGCGGCCGTGGGTCAGGACGCCGTCTTTGTGTCGTTGCGAGGCATCCCTCCCTACCTCTACCGCCCCTTCTTCGCCGACTTCGGTCCGCTGGACatgagctgctgcgtgcaCTTCGCGCGGCGCCTctgtgagctgctgcgggtggtGACGGGATTCGACGTGCACGTCTCCCCcgcatccgctgctgctgcaggaacCTTTGCCAATGGCACGAACTCGGGGACCGCTGCCCCTGCACACAGAAAGCGGGACGGAAGAGGACAGCCCGTGTCGGCGCCGTCTTACTCCCCgagctccgcctcggcggtCTCCACGGTCTCCCCCGGTTGTCCCCCGGCGACCACGCTGCCAgtggtggtgtgcgccagcCTCGACGCACAGGAGCGCGTGAACATGGCGTGCCTGGTCGGTGCCTTCTGCGTGTTGTGCCTCGGCTGGTCGGCCGTGGCGACGTGGTATCGCGGCTTCGCTGACATCTACCCCGGCTTTCTCGCCTACCGCGACGCGAGCCAAGGCGTGTCGAACTATCCTCTCTCCTTGATTGACGTGTGGGCCGGGCTCGAGCAGGGTGTGGCCCTCGGGCTAGTCAACGTGCACACATTCGACATTCCAGCCTTCTTGGAAGGCAAGCAGCACGACTACAGCTGGGTGGTCCCTCGTCGATTCCTGGCCATGAGCTCCCCGCAAGACGACAAGTCCGCGCGCACCGCTGAGGTGTTCgcacggcggctgcgcccgCTAGGTGTGCGGCTTGTGGTGCGCCTGAACGACAACCTCTACAACCcgtcgcctctgctgcggctggGCATACGACACGTTGACCTGCCATACGCCGACGGCAGCGTGCCGTGCGacgcgatgctgctgcgatTCCTGCAGGCGGTAGAGGAGCACTTCGGTGAATCAGTCGCGCCGGTCTCGCTGCAAGAGTGGTGGTCGGTGCCATCGTCGaccaccgcgacggcgcgaGCGGGCAGCGCATCCAAGAAAGCTTCCTCAGGTGGCGCTAGTCACCGGAGGCGGGCGCTGCAGCCATGCTCATTCATGCACTCGGGCACGTGTCGCGGCATGCCGGAGGCGTGGACGGCAGCTCCCCcatcggcgccgccctcACACGCTCGGCGTCTGGACTCCGTCCACGCGAACGGCACGCAGGGCCACGGCACCTGCACCTTGGCGCCAGGTGACAAGGGTGCTGTAGCGGTGCACTGCCTCGCTGGCCTGGGCCGCACAGGCACCATGCTTGCCGTATACATGATGCGTCACTACGGCTTCACCGCGCGCGCCGTGATTGGGTGGATGCGGCTTTGCCGGCCAGGCAGCATCACCGGCATTCAGCAGCAGTACCTTGACGCGATGGAGCGAcgtctgcggccgccgccgcacatgctggccgcgctgcagctgaacTCGGCAGCCAAGCTGTACAGCGCTGCCAGCGGAGAGAGGCAATTTGAGCTCTCGTcgcgacgcacacgctcgTCATCCTTGTCCGctacctcctccacgtccgcACTGCCAaacgcggcagccgcagcgcaggcgaCGCGCGGACGgggcggagcggcggcgacgggcaGAAACCAGCTCGACGCTTCACCGCAGCCTCCCCTGGGAAACGCAACAACGGGCTGCATGCGCTCGACCGCTGCCGTGACCGCCTTTCAGacacacggcagcgtcgtcgcggaTGCGcggccggcgacggcgacgagtATTGTGGGCGGCCACATTAGGCACGGTGATAGTGGCCGCACGAACGCGATGGCTGCTCGACCAGCGTCAGACGTCACCAGCGACATCGGCACATTCACGGACTTGGCGACGTGGACTGATCTCGCGGGACTGCGTGGggcgcagcaacagcggcagcagctgctgatgcgccgcttcagcaacagcagcagcgccaccctTTCTCTCAGCACAATCCAGGCAGGTGGGGAAGCGCTCGATGCAGTTGCACGTATGCCCGTCCTTGGAGACGACAGTCCGCAGAACAGGAGCGCAGCCATGGCGTCACTGAAGCGCGgttctgccgctgctgccgccagcgACCACAAGGCTTACATGCACCCGTCGCCTCGCGTGGATGACTGCAAGTACGCCTCGACGTACTTCGTGGCGATGGAGCGGGCGGGTGAGCTGCCGCACGTATACCCTTGGTCTACCACCTCCACTGCCAGAGGCGGGCCACGGGCATCCCACGGCGGTGGTCCGCGACCTGCTACCGCCAACACCTTTTGTGAAACGGCACCGCGAGGGGTGCGCCATCTCAGCTACCCCCGCTCAAGCGAATGTAGCATCGGAAGCGATGCAAGCCGAAGGAAGgagacacgcacagcgccagcgtcgGCGGACAGCTGCCTCCGCCCCCGCAAAGGTCCCAccagcgcgctgcagcgacggcggccctacacggcggcggcagcggtaaGCGTAGGGCCTCAGCTGCACGCGAAGCGACATCCGACCCATTatgagcgcggcggcgccgccgaccaCAGTGAGACAGACACCCACGCATCAGGTGACACGCCGCCGTGTTCTGACCTCTCCGAAAAGACGCAGCAGTCTCCTCGCCCCCGCCAGACAgcaacacgcacgcgagTCAGGTGGGATGACAAGGGCGCTTGTCGCGCAAACCTCGACAATGCAAGGGCTGGCGacaccgcagctgcagatCTCTGCGTTGACGTCAGGCTGCAAACGTCGCATCCACCATCGGCGCCGATGCGTTCATCTCTCCTTTGGAGCAATGGCGGTGTGACAGAACTGGAGGTTGGGCCGCGgtcgccgctggtgctgagCCGCTCACCACTGGCAATCCCTGCAACATCGCTGCCCATGTGGGGCCGTCCTGTGCTTCGCACATGA
- a CDS encoding hypothetical tetratricopeptide repeat protein — MDESMWFIQTKAMVLQSWYDDAEIEDDGVDDVLMEGEQAIVSTVHRPNTSLRAARQGTAGGGTAAGAVSRAGRLRTSTGGGRPVSSRYGYARPGTLQNRPGSVRGGPDGTAVRPVTGRFVRIGTASLRSVPGGPHINFQSLNLERYAQEKPMVAKLLCDYLLYVEHKPKMALELCTAALRPVKPVTTPTIPLPSAPGVAAKLPMGGGGVGLSPVLPMGAAAGAGVGPSSPPPPGKTAAASAAQEQVGIANANDWWWKARLAKANYQLGLLREAEKYLKAALFDAPTNTSVGAGMLAKESKAWPGGGGSGGGFQKGRAFANYNTSVVMQLGKVYLKMDQPLTALETYEAALEVNPVDHHIVLCCARLRDELREPGTAYALYNQVLRLDSSNIEAIACIGAHLFYERNQPELALRYYRRLLQMGLHTSEVWTNMGLCSFYTFQMELSLRCLSHALALCKEDSQRADVWYNIGHVGIGMGNMAFAERAFRLAVSADVTHAEALNNLAVLAYEKRNEKTGRRLLDTAVLVAPGLTEALYNTAVISFQTGELELSYQMVMRVLEAEPDHPEAVVLQGKLRERFLAI; from the coding sequence ATGGATGAGAGCATGTGGTTCATCCAGACAAAGGCGATGGTGCTGCAGAGCTGGTACGACGATGCCGAGATCGAGGATGACGGTGTCGATGACGTGCTCATGGAAGGCGAGCAGGCCATCGTGAGCACGGTGCACCGGCCCAACACATCCCTacgggcggcgcggcagggcaccgcaggcggcggtacggctgctggcgctgttAGTCGCGCTGGTCGACTTCGAACTTCGACCGGCGGTGGCCGGCCAGTGAGCAGTCGGTACGGCTACGCGCGGCCTGGCACGCTGCAGAACCGTCCCGGCTCCGTCCGCGGCGGTCCGGATggcacggcggtgcgtcCGGTCACCGGCCGCTTCGTTCGGATCGGCACCGCATCCCTGCGGTCCGTACCGGGTGGACCGCACATCAACTTTCAATCCCTCAACCTTGAGCGCTACGCGCAGGAGAAGCCAATGGTAGCCAAGCTGCTGTGCGACTACCTCCTCTACGTCGAGCACAAGCCCAAGATGGCATTGGAGCtctgcacggcagcgctgcgtccGGTCAAGCCTGTGACGACGCCAACAATCCCTCTGCCTTCAGCGCCCGGCGTTGCTGCCAAGCTGCCCatgggcggcggtggggtaGGGCTGTCCCCGGTCCTCCCCAtgggcgccgctgccggagccGGCGTGGGTCCATCgtctccgccccctcccgggaagaccgccgcggcgtctgCAGCGCAGGAGCAGGTCGGCATAGCGAATGCGAATGACTGGTGGTGGAAGGCGCGCCTGGCCAAGGCGAACTACCAGCTGGGGCTGTtgcgggaggcggagaagtaTCTCAAAGCCGCTCTCTTCGACGCACCAACCAACACCAGCGTCGGGGCAGGGATGTTAGCGAAGGAGTCGAAGGCGTGGccaggcggtggcggtagtGGCGGCGGCTTTCAGAAAGGCCGTGCCTTCGCCAACTACAACACAAGCGTCGTCATGCAACTGGGCAAGGTGTACCTCAAGATGGATCAGCCACTGACAGCTCTCGAGACATATGAGGCGGCGCTCGAGGTGAACCCGGTTGACCACCACATAGTCCTTTGCTGTGCGCGTCTACGCGACGAGCTGCGTGAGCCCGGCACCGCCTACGCCCTCTACAACCAAGTGCTGCGCCTCGATAGCAGCAATATCGAGGCCATTGCCTGCATCGGCGCGCACCTCTTCTACGAGCGCAACCAACcagagctggcgctgcgctactaccgccgcctgctgcagaTGGGCTTGCACACGTCAGAGGTGTGGACGAACATGGGACTCTGCTCCTTCTACACGTTCCAGATGGAGCTTAGTCTGCGCTGCCTGTCCCatgcgctggcgctgtgcaAGGAGGACAGTCAGCGCGCAGATGTGTGGTACAACATCGGGCACGTGGGCATCGGGATGGGCAACATGGCCTTCGCTGAGCGCGCCTTCCGTCTTGCCGTCAGTGCCGACGTCACGCACGCCGAGGCGCTGAACAACCTGGCGGTGTTGGCCTACGAGAAAAGAAACGAGAAGACCGGGCGTCGCCTCCTCGACACGGCGGTGCTCGTGGCACCGGGACTGACGGAGGCGCTGTACAATACCGCCGTCATCTCCTTCCAGACAGGGGAGCTGGAGTTGTCGTATCAGATGGTGATGCGGGTGCTGGAGGCAGAGCCAGACCACccagaggcggtggtgctgcaaGGCAAGCTGCGTGAGCGCTTCCTCGCGATTTAG